In Notolabrus celidotus isolate fNotCel1 chromosome 22, fNotCel1.pri, whole genome shotgun sequence, one genomic interval encodes:
- the cfl2 gene encoding cofilin-2 gives MASGVTVNDEVIRVFNDMKVRKSSSQDEVRKRKKAVLFCLSEDRKKIIVEEGKQILVGDIGETVDDPYACFVKLLPPNDCRYGLYDATYETKESKKEDLVFIFWAPEQAPLKSKMIYASSKDAIKKKFTGIKHEWQVNGLDDIQDRSTLAEKLGGTVVVSLEGKPL, from the exons ATG GCGTCAGGTGTGACAGTGAACGATGAGGTCATCAGGGTGTTCAACGACATGAAGGTGAGGAAGTCCTCGTCCCAGGAcgaggtgaggaagaggaagaaggcgGTCCTGTTCTGTCTGAGCGAGGACAGGAAGAAGATCATCGTTGAGGAGGGGAAGCAGATCCTGGTGGGGGACATCGGAGAGACGGTGGATGACCCCTACGCCTGCTTCGTTAAGCTCCTCCCCCCTAACGACTGCAGGTACGGCCTGTACGACGCCACCTACGAGACCAAGGAGTCCAAGAAGGAGGACCTCGTCTTCATCTTCTG GGCTCCAGAACAGGCTCCTCTGAAGAGTAAGATGATCTACGCCAGCTCTAAAGATGCCATCAAGAAGAAGTTTACAG GTATCAAACATGAGTGGCAGGTGAACGGTCTGGACGACATCCAGGACCGCAGCACGCTGGCGGAGAAGCTGGGCGGGACCGTGGTGGTTTCTCTGGAGGGCAAGCCGCTGTGA